GGGCAACGGTCATGGTCGCCGAGGTCATTATTACGCTTGCGAATCCGGGATAGACCGTTTCGGCCAGGGCCCGGTCAATCGCCAGGGGCGCAGTAAGAAGCACAAGCCGACCCGGGGTGATTGTTTCAACCCATTGGACTTCACGCGCTGGGTCAGGCTGGGCGAATCGAAGCAGGTCTTGGGCCGCGTCCCGCAGCCGGCGTGAGGCAGCTTTGATTTCGGTCGCGAGTTCTTCTTCGTCGGCGTCCTGGATGGTCTCAGCGAGGACGTCGGCCAGGTGCTCAAGGGCCGGACTCGGGACCGCGGCCAACGGACCGTTCAGTCGCAGCCGTGAATCAGTCGGCGGCATGAGCCGGGCAACGTCGGTGAAGAATCGGTCGAGTTCAATTCGGCAGGCCCGGACTTCGGCGGCGATGTTGTCGCGTACCGGTTCAGGGTAGCCGAGCGCGTCAATCAGGCCGCGGCCGGTTCCAGGGCAGATGGTGTCAAGGACTTGAATCAGGGAGTGCTGGGAGACTTGGCACCCGAAGTGTCGTGCCGCCGCTTCCTCAAGCCGGTGGGCTTCGTCAAATATGACCGCGTCGGCCTTGGGCAGGAGTTCCGGTTCGGTCGCCAGCCCGGCAAAGAACAGTGCGTGGTTGACGATGAGGATTGAGCTGGCCGCCCAGGCCGAGCGGCCGCGAAAGTAGAAGCACTCTGAGAAGTACGGGCAGTTTCTTGCGCGGCATGCGGACGAGTCGCGGCTGATTCTGGTCTGGAGCGCCGGCCATAGTTGATAGGGGTAGTTGAGGAGCACGCCGTCTTCGGTCTTGCCGGCCCAGTTAAGGAGCCGGTCGGCCTCAGCGGCTTCTTCGCGAGTCTCGAACAGGCCGTGGCCGATGCGCGAGTGTAGCCGGAACCGGCAGAGGTAGTTTTCCTGGCCGTAGGCGACCGCTACTTCCGGCGTTTCGGCGAGCACGCGTCGGAGCAGGGGCACATCCTGGTTGATAAGCTGGGTCTGGAGCAGCCGGGTGTAGGTCGAGACCGCAACGCGGCGTCCGGTCGCACTGGCCCAGAGCGCGGCCGGCACAAGATAGGCAAGGCTCTTGCCGACACCGGTGCCGGCCTCGACAACAAGGTTCTTTCCTTCGCTGAGCGCTTGCCAGACAGCCGCAGCCATTCGTTCCTGCTGGGGACGGTATTCGTATCCGGGCATGATTTGTTCGAGCCG
The genomic region above belongs to candidate division WOR-3 bacterium and contains:
- a CDS encoding ATP-dependent DNA helicase, whose amino-acid sequence is MAGRKKNTTTSPASLFTPGGRLEQIMPGYEYRPQQERMAAAVWQALSEGKNLVVEAGTGVGKSLAYLVPAALWASATGRRVAVSTYTRLLQTQLINQDVPLLRRVLAETPEVAVAYGQENYLCRFRLHSRIGHGLFETREEAAEADRLLNWAGKTEDGVLLNYPYQLWPALQTRISRDSSACRARNCPYFSECFYFRGRSAWAASSILIVNHALFFAGLATEPELLPKADAVIFDEAHRLEEAAARHFGCQVSQHSLIQVLDTICPGTGRGLIDALGYPEPVRDNIAAEVRACRIELDRFFTDVARLMPPTDSRLRLNGPLAAVPSPALEHLADVLAETIQDADEEELATEIKAASRRLRDAAQDLLRFAQPDPAREVQWVETITPGRLVLLTAPLAIDRALAETVYPGFASVIMTSATMTVARDFSFLAGRLGLEGFSTLLLDSPFDYSNASLLFTTPNLPEPSALDFAPKAAHIIADILRASRGRALVLFTSYDTLNRVSDLVPDSGYTHLRQGELPTPQLLERFRADVHSVLFATQSFWQGIDVPGEALSCLIICRLPFDVPDEPRLAAICERLREQGTEPFRAYQLPSAILRFRQGFGRLIRTKRDRGVVCVLDRRILSRGYGRLFLASLPPDLPRTNDLSRIATFLAGSCSA